A genomic region of Bradyrhizobium sp. ORS 278 contains the following coding sequences:
- the ccoS gene encoding cbb3-type cytochrome oxidase assembly protein CcoS codes for MEVMIILVPLALALGLAGLVGFLWSLKSGQYEDLEGAAWRAIADDDEPAPPAQPDAAPSRP; via the coding sequence ATGGAAGTGATGATCATTCTCGTCCCGCTCGCACTCGCACTGGGCTTGGCCGGCCTGGTCGGCTTCCTCTGGTCGCTGAAGAGCGGCCAGTACGAGGATCTCGAAGGCGCCGCCTGGCGCGCTATCGCTGATGACGACGAGCCGGCGCCGCCGGCTCAGCCGGACGCCGCGCCGAGCCGGCCTTGA
- a CDS encoding FixH family protein, with amino-acid sequence MASRSQPSFQLTGRMVLAMLLGFFGLVIGVNVTMMKMAISTLPGTDVDSAYSASLGYEKEIAAARDQEARRWKVEAHVERSAAGAAVVQVNARDASGNPISGLTFQGRLERPADKRADQEVDLAEIGGGVYRGTAEAIAPGQWDLVLEGDSSGRRLFLSKNRVLLN; translated from the coding sequence ATGGCCAGCCGTTCCCAACCGTCGTTCCAGCTGACCGGACGCATGGTGCTCGCGATGCTCCTGGGCTTCTTCGGGCTCGTGATAGGCGTCAACGTCACCATGATGAAGATGGCGATCTCGACCTTGCCCGGCACCGACGTCGACAGCGCCTACAGCGCGAGCCTCGGCTACGAGAAGGAGATCGCGGCCGCGCGCGATCAGGAAGCGCGGCGCTGGAAGGTCGAGGCGCATGTCGAGCGGAGCGCCGCTGGGGCGGCGGTGGTGCAGGTCAATGCGCGCGATGCCAGCGGCAATCCGATCTCGGGTCTGACATTTCAGGGGCGCCTCGAGCGGCCCGCCGATAAGCGCGCCGACCAGGAGGTCGATCTCGCCGAGATCGGCGGCGGCGTCTATCGCGGCACGGCGGAGGCGATCGCGCCGGGCCAGTGGGATCTCGTGCTCGAAGGTGATTCCAGCGGTCGGCGGCTGTTCCTGTCGAAGAACCGCGTGCTGCTGAACTGA
- a CDS encoding universal stress protein: MTLATVMVSLAFNQPNEARLQVAADLAARFDAGLMGVAAAEFAPPLYFTTGEQAQDLIEQGEAALQARLGELEQQFRAVIGDRAAPLSWRSALDFPVRHVLAQARAADILVAGSMPSGVSDAYATASPKDLVMQAGRPLLVVPDTASWLDLGTVLVAWKETPEARRAVTDALPLLAKASDVVVVEILENTSEFDACEARLDDVVAWLGRHEIVASARVEEPGQGRNVAARLDAVADDLAAGLIVAGAYGHSRFRELVLGGVTEHLVTRADRCVLLSH; encoded by the coding sequence ATGACATTGGCGACTGTCATGGTGAGCCTTGCGTTCAACCAGCCGAATGAAGCCCGCCTTCAGGTCGCAGCCGATCTCGCGGCCCGATTCGACGCGGGCTTGATGGGCGTTGCCGCCGCAGAATTTGCGCCGCCGCTGTATTTCACGACCGGCGAGCAGGCTCAGGACCTCATCGAGCAGGGCGAAGCCGCCCTGCAGGCCAGGCTCGGCGAGCTCGAGCAGCAGTTCCGCGCGGTGATCGGCGATCGCGCCGCGCCGTTGAGCTGGCGCAGCGCGCTGGATTTTCCCGTCCGCCACGTGCTGGCACAGGCGCGTGCCGCCGACATCCTCGTCGCCGGCAGCATGCCCTCCGGCGTGTCCGATGCTTACGCGACCGCCAGTCCGAAGGACCTCGTGATGCAGGCCGGCCGGCCGCTGCTCGTGGTGCCGGATACCGCGAGCTGGCTGGACCTCGGCACCGTCCTGGTGGCCTGGAAGGAGACGCCGGAGGCGCGACGCGCCGTCACCGATGCGCTGCCGCTGCTCGCCAAGGCAAGCGACGTGGTCGTCGTCGAGATCCTCGAGAACACCTCGGAATTCGACGCCTGCGAGGCGCGGCTCGACGATGTGGTTGCCTGGCTCGGCCGGCACGAGATCGTTGCCTCGGCCCGCGTCGAGGAGCCGGGGCAGGGGCGCAATGTCGCCGCGAGGCTCGACGCCGTCGCCGACGATCTCGCCGCGGGTCTCATCGTGGCCGGCGCCTATGGCCATTCGCGCTTCCGCGAGCTCGTGCTGGGCGGCGTCACCGAGCATCTCGTGACACGCGCCGATCGCTGCGTGCTGCTGTCGCACTGA
- a CDS encoding CcoQ/FixQ family Cbb3-type cytochrome c oxidase assembly chaperone, whose amino-acid sequence MKPIIAIENIASSLVTTLWTPIFFAIFIAIVTYALWPRNKAAFDEAASMPLREE is encoded by the coding sequence ATGAAACCCATCATTGCCATCGAAAACATCGCGTCGTCACTCGTGACGACGCTGTGGACCCCGATCTTCTTCGCGATCTTCATCGCGATCGTGACCTATGCCCTCTGGCCTCGCAACAAGGCCGCTTTCGACGAGGCGGCGAGCATGCCGTTGCGGGAGGAGTAA
- the ccoP gene encoding cytochrome-c oxidase, cbb3-type subunit III: MADHSEVDSVSGTATTGHAWDGIKELNTPLPRWWVITFYITIVWAIGYWIVYPAWPTITSNTKGLFGYSSRADVAVELANLEKIRGDKMAALATASLADIEKDPQMLALARAKGKTVFGDNCAACHGTGAAGAKGFPNLNDDDWLWGGSLEQIQQTLLYGVRSGHPKTREGQMLAFGKDGTLKPAEIITVANYVRSLSGLPTRQGYDAAAGAKIFAENCVACHGDNAKGNPEVGAPNLTDKIWLYGSDEATLIETITNGRAGVMPAWEGRLDPTTIKAMAVYVHSLGGGK, translated from the coding sequence ATGGCTGACCATTCTGAAGTCGACAGCGTCTCCGGCACCGCCACCACGGGCCATGCCTGGGACGGCATCAAGGAGCTCAACACGCCGCTGCCGCGGTGGTGGGTGATCACCTTCTACATCACCATCGTCTGGGCGATCGGCTACTGGATCGTGTATCCGGCCTGGCCGACCATCACCAGCAACACCAAGGGCCTGTTCGGCTACTCGTCCCGCGCGGACGTGGCGGTCGAGCTCGCCAATCTCGAGAAGATCCGCGGTGACAAGATGGCGGCGCTGGCAACCGCCTCGCTCGCCGACATCGAGAAGGATCCGCAGATGCTGGCCCTGGCGCGTGCCAAGGGCAAGACCGTGTTCGGCGACAATTGCGCCGCCTGCCACGGGACGGGCGCTGCGGGAGCCAAGGGCTTCCCGAACCTGAACGACGACGACTGGCTGTGGGGTGGCTCGCTGGAGCAGATCCAGCAGACGCTGCTGTACGGCGTTCGCTCGGGTCACCCGAAGACTCGTGAAGGCCAGATGCTCGCCTTCGGCAAGGACGGAACGCTCAAGCCGGCGGAGATCATCACGGTCGCCAACTATGTCCGGTCGCTGTCGGGCCTGCCGACCCGCCAGGGCTATGACGCGGCCGCCGGCGCCAAGATCTTTGCCGAGAACTGCGTCGCCTGCCATGGCGACAACGCCAAGGGCAATCCGGAGGTCGGCGCGCCGAACCTTACGGACAAGATCTGGCTGTACGGCTCGGACGAGGCGACCCTGATCGAGACCATCACCAATGGCCGCGCCGGTGTCATGCCGGCCTGGGAGGGCCGTCTCGACCCGACCACGATCAAGGCGATGGCGGTCTATGTCCACTCGCTGGGCGGGGGAAAGTAA
- the ccoO gene encoding cytochrome-c oxidase, cbb3-type subunit II yields the protein MSFWQRHQVFEKNSIILVIGILLVIAIGGLVEITPLFYLKSTIEAVDGVRPYTPLELAGRNIYVREGCYLCHSQMIRPLRDEVERYGHFSLAAESMYDHPFQWGSKRTGPDLARVGSKYSDDWHVTHLTNPRAIVPQSIMPGYPFLKETELNADNVADHLKTLRAVGVPYTDDQIANAAADLKAQVDPDGPGAEALTKRYPKAVVRNFDGKAGAPTEMDALVAYLQMLGTLVDFKIYNEKANLR from the coding sequence ATGTCATTCTGGCAACGACACCAAGTCTTCGAGAAGAACTCGATCATCCTGGTCATCGGCATCCTGCTGGTGATCGCGATCGGCGGCCTCGTCGAGATCACTCCGCTCTTCTACCTGAAGAGCACGATCGAGGCGGTCGACGGCGTGCGTCCCTACACGCCGCTGGAATTGGCCGGCCGCAACATCTATGTCCGCGAGGGCTGCTATCTCTGCCACTCGCAGATGATCCGTCCGCTGCGTGACGAGGTGGAGCGCTACGGTCACTTCTCGCTCGCCGCGGAGAGCATGTACGACCACCCGTTCCAGTGGGGCTCCAAGCGCACGGGTCCTGACCTCGCCCGCGTCGGCAGCAAGTACTCCGACGACTGGCACGTCACCCATCTGACCAACCCGCGCGCCATCGTTCCGCAGTCGATCATGCCCGGCTATCCCTTCCTGAAGGAGACCGAGCTGAACGCCGACAACGTCGCCGATCATCTCAAGACGTTGCGGGCGGTGGGAGTGCCCTACACCGACGACCAGATCGCCAACGCCGCCGCCGATTTGAAGGCGCAGGTCGATCCGGACGGTCCCGGCGCGGAGGCGCTCACCAAGCGCTATCCGAAGGCGGTGGTGCGCAACTTCGACGGCAAGGCGGGTGCGCCGACCGAAATGGATGCGCTGGTGGCTTACTTGCAGATGCTCGGCACCCTGGTGGACTTCAAGATCTACAACGAAAAAGCCAATCTGCGCTGA
- a CDS encoding HPP family protein: protein MYKFLEDTAGSYMTRTITTVTRETTIRELGEMFDRDDFNTYPVVENDEVIGIVTKFDVLKCFAFTPNQMLPRYSDLMNRTVADVMTSEFIYVRPDTKLTRVLQLMVEHRIRSLPVTDGDNRLVGIIAREDIVRALAAAAKD from the coding sequence TTGTACAAATTTCTCGAGGACACCGCTGGCAGCTACATGACGCGGACCATCACCACCGTGACCCGCGAGACGACGATTCGCGAGCTCGGCGAGATGTTCGACCGCGACGATTTCAACACCTACCCCGTCGTCGAGAACGACGAGGTCATCGGCATCGTCACCAAGTTCGATGTGTTGAAGTGCTTCGCCTTCACGCCCAACCAGATGCTGCCGCGCTACAGCGACCTGATGAACCGGACGGTTGCCGATGTGATGACGTCCGAGTTCATCTATGTCAGGCCCGACACCAAGCTGACGCGCGTGCTGCAGCTGATGGTCGAGCACCGCATCCGCAGCCTTCCCGTGACCGACGGCGACAACCGCCTGGTCGGCATCATCGCCCGCGAGGACATCGTGCGGGCGCTCGCGGCGGCCGCCAAGGACTGA
- the ccoN gene encoding cytochrome-c oxidase, cbb3-type subunit I: MSASSPTKSMTIGESGLTLTFAVTAFLCIFAAAKALDTAFAFHASLAAAASAASVFFILNRYFERGELPAQEINGRPNYNLGPIKFSSFMAMFWGIAGFAVGLIIASQLAWPALNFDLPWTSFGRLRPLHTSAVIFAFGGNVLLATSFYVVQRTCRVRLAGDLAPWFVVIGYNFFILIAGTGYLLGVTEGKEYAEPEWYSDLWLTIVWVVYLLVFLTTIIKRKEPHIFVANWFYLAFIVTIAVLHLGNNPALPVSFFGSKSYIAWGGVQDAMFQWWYGHNAVGFFLTAGFLAIMYYFIPKRAERPVYSYRLSIIHFWALIFLYIWAGPHHLHYTALPDWTQTLGMTFSIMLWMPSWGGMINGLMTLSGAWDKLRTDPVLRMLVVSVAFYGMSTFEGPMMSIKVVNSLSHYTDWTIGHVHSGALGWVGFVSFGALYCLVPWIWNRKGLYSLKLVNWHFWTATLGIVLYISAMWVSGILQGLMWRSYTALGFLEYSFIETVEAMHPFYIIRAAGGALFLIGSLIMAYNLWMTVRVGEEEVQSPVALQPAE; the protein is encoded by the coding sequence ATGAGCGCGTCCTCACCCACAAAATCCATGACCATCGGCGAGAGCGGGCTGACGCTCACTTTCGCCGTCACCGCCTTCTTGTGTATCTTCGCTGCGGCGAAGGCACTCGATACGGCCTTCGCGTTTCACGCCTCGCTCGCGGCTGCCGCCAGCGCGGCGTCCGTCTTCTTCATCCTCAACCGCTACTTCGAGCGCGGCGAGCTGCCGGCGCAGGAGATCAACGGCCGGCCGAACTACAATCTCGGCCCGATCAAGTTCTCCTCGTTCATGGCCATGTTCTGGGGCATCGCCGGCTTCGCCGTCGGCCTCATCATCGCCTCGCAGCTCGCCTGGCCGGCGCTGAACTTCGATCTGCCCTGGACCAGCTTCGGCCGCCTGCGGCCGCTGCACACCTCGGCGGTGATCTTCGCGTTCGGCGGCAACGTGCTGCTGGCGACGTCGTTCTACGTCGTGCAGCGCACCTGCCGCGTCCGCCTCGCCGGCGACCTCGCGCCGTGGTTCGTGGTGATCGGCTACAACTTCTTCATCCTGATCGCGGGCACCGGCTATCTGCTGGGCGTCACCGAAGGCAAGGAGTACGCCGAGCCGGAGTGGTACTCGGATCTGTGGCTGACGATCGTCTGGGTGGTCTATCTGCTCGTCTTCCTGACGACGATCATCAAGCGCAAGGAGCCGCACATCTTCGTGGCGAACTGGTTCTACCTGGCCTTCATCGTCACGATCGCGGTGCTGCATCTCGGCAACAATCCGGCGCTTCCGGTGTCGTTCTTCGGCTCCAAGTCCTACATCGCCTGGGGCGGCGTGCAGGATGCGATGTTCCAGTGGTGGTACGGCCACAACGCGGTCGGCTTCTTCCTGACCGCCGGCTTCCTCGCCATCATGTACTACTTCATCCCGAAGCGGGCGGAGCGGCCGGTCTATTCCTACCGGCTGTCGATCATCCACTTCTGGGCGCTGATCTTCCTCTACATCTGGGCCGGCCCGCACCACCTGCACTACACGGCGCTGCCGGACTGGACGCAGACGCTCGGCATGACCTTCTCGATCATGCTGTGGATGCCCTCCTGGGGCGGCATGATCAACGGCCTGATGACCCTGTCGGGAGCGTGGGACAAGCTGCGGACCGACCCGGTGCTGCGCATGCTGGTCGTCTCGGTCGCCTTCTACGGCATGTCGACCTTCGAAGGTCCGATGATGTCGATCAAGGTGGTCAACTCGCTCAGCCACTACACCGACTGGACCATCGGCCACGTGCACTCCGGTGCGCTCGGCTGGGTCGGCTTCGTGTCCTTCGGCGCGCTGTACTGCCTGGTGCCGTGGATCTGGAACCGCAAGGGTCTCTACAGCCTCAAGCTGGTGAACTGGCACTTCTGGACGGCCACGCTCGGCATCGTGCTCTACATCTCCGCGATGTGGGTCTCGGGCATCCTGCAGGGTCTGATGTGGCGGTCCTACACGGCGCTCGGCTTCCTCGAATACTCCTTCATCGAGACCGTCGAGGCGATGCATCCCTTCTACATCATCCGTGCCGCCGGTGGCGCGCTGTTCCTGATCGGCTCACTCATCATGGCCTACAATCTCTGGATGACGGTCCGTGTCGGTGAGGAAGAGGTTCAGTCCCCCGTCGCCCTTCAGCCGGCGGAGTGA
- a CDS encoding cation-translocating P-type ATPase has protein sequence MHVTRDFSHYVKDLGKGLKHIDLAVEGVSCAGCMAKIERGLSALPDVTLARVNLTDRRVALEWKQGTLDPAKFIDRLAELGYKAYPFEKASAEATEAEESRFLLRCLGVAAFATMNVMMLSIPVWSGNVSDMLPEQRDFFHWLSAVIALPAAAYAGQPFFRSAWRALKTGNVNMDVPICIGVILALGMSIVETFHHAEHAYFDAAIMLLTFLLVGRYLDQNMRRRTRAVAGNLAALKAETATKFIGPDEISEVPVAAVRAGDLVLLRPGERCAVDGVVIEGRSEIDQSLITGETLYVPAEQGTAVYAGSLNISGTLRVRVSAAAEGTLLAEITRLLDTALQARSRYMRLADRASRLYAPVVHATAALTVLGWVLAGASWHDAIVTGIAVLIITCPCALGLAIPTVQTVASGAMFKSGVLLNAGDAIERLAEADHVIFDKTGTLTLPELEVVNAADIPADVFSVAGQLALSSHHPVAAAVAQAAKSRSPLMGAVEEPGQGVRAVVDGVELRLGRPSFCDAEALVAQSASVDPEASVVAFCRGDQKYLFSVRQGLRPDAAKIVAGLQRRGIKVEILSGDREAAVAAAAKALGISEWRAGVTPADKIARVEELKRANVKVMMVGDGMNDAPSLAAAHVSMSPISAAHLSQATADLVFLGRPLAPVLAAIDYARKALHLMRQNLWLAVLYNLFAVPLAISGVVTPLIAAAAMSGSSILVMLNALRARKVREEAASWK, from the coding sequence ATGCACGTGACGCGTGACTTCTCCCACTATGTGAAAGATCTCGGCAAGGGCCTCAAGCACATCGACCTCGCGGTCGAGGGCGTGAGCTGCGCCGGCTGCATGGCCAAGATCGAGCGCGGCTTGTCGGCGCTGCCGGATGTGACCTTGGCGCGCGTCAATCTCACCGACCGCCGCGTCGCGCTGGAGTGGAAGCAGGGCACGCTCGATCCGGCAAAATTCATCGATCGCCTCGCCGAGCTCGGCTACAAGGCCTATCCGTTCGAGAAGGCGAGCGCAGAGGCCACCGAAGCCGAGGAATCGCGCTTCCTCCTGCGCTGCCTCGGCGTCGCGGCGTTCGCGACCATGAACGTGATGATGCTGTCGATCCCGGTCTGGTCCGGCAATGTCAGCGACATGCTGCCGGAGCAGCGCGACTTCTTCCACTGGCTGTCGGCCGTGATCGCGCTGCCGGCCGCGGCCTATGCCGGCCAGCCGTTCTTCCGCTCGGCGTGGCGCGCCTTGAAGACCGGTAACGTCAACATGGACGTGCCGATCTGCATCGGCGTGATCCTGGCCTTGGGCATGTCGATCGTCGAGACGTTCCATCACGCCGAGCACGCTTATTTCGATGCCGCGATCATGCTGCTGACCTTCCTCCTGGTCGGCCGCTATCTCGATCAGAACATGCGGCGGCGGACCCGGGCGGTCGCCGGCAATCTCGCCGCGCTGAAGGCGGAGACCGCGACCAAGTTCATCGGCCCGGATGAAATCTCCGAGGTGCCCGTGGCCGCCGTCCGCGCCGGCGATCTGGTGCTGCTGCGCCCCGGCGAGCGTTGCGCCGTCGACGGCGTCGTGATCGAGGGCCGCTCCGAGATCGACCAGAGCCTGATCACCGGCGAGACGCTGTATGTGCCGGCCGAGCAGGGCACCGCGGTCTATGCCGGCTCGCTGAACATTTCCGGCACGCTGCGCGTCCGCGTCTCGGCCGCCGCCGAGGGCACGCTGCTCGCCGAGATCACGCGCCTGCTCGACACAGCGCTGCAGGCGCGCTCGCGCTACATGCGGCTCGCCGATCGCGCCTCGCGGCTGTATGCGCCGGTGGTGCACGCCACCGCCGCGCTGACGGTGCTGGGCTGGGTGCTGGCCGGCGCGAGCTGGCACGATGCCATCGTCACCGGCATCGCCGTGCTGATCATCACCTGTCCCTGCGCGCTCGGCCTTGCCATTCCCACCGTGCAGACGGTCGCCTCCGGCGCGATGTTCAAGTCAGGCGTGCTGCTCAATGCGGGCGACGCGATCGAGCGGCTCGCCGAGGCCGATCACGTGATCTTCGATAAGACCGGCACCTTGACCTTGCCGGAGCTCGAAGTGGTCAACGCCGCCGACATTCCGGCGGATGTCTTCTCCGTCGCCGGCCAGCTCGCGCTGTCGAGCCATCACCCCGTGGCGGCGGCGGTCGCGCAGGCCGCGAAGTCGCGGTCGCCGCTGATGGGCGCGGTCGAGGAGCCCGGGCAGGGCGTGCGCGCGGTGGTCGATGGCGTCGAGCTCCGGCTTGGCCGTCCCTCCTTCTGCGACGCCGAGGCGCTGGTGGCGCAGAGCGCCAGCGTCGATCCCGAAGCGTCCGTCGTGGCCTTCTGCCGTGGCGATCAAAAATATCTGTTCTCCGTGCGCCAGGGTTTGCGTCCCGATGCCGCGAAGATCGTCGCCGGCCTGCAGCGCCGCGGCATCAAGGTCGAAATCCTCTCGGGCGATCGCGAGGCGGCCGTCGCCGCCGCCGCGAAGGCGCTCGGGATCAGCGAATGGCGCGCCGGCGTCACCCCGGCCGACAAGATCGCTCGCGTCGAAGAGCTGAAGCGCGCCAACGTCAAGGTCATGATGGTCGGCGACGGCATGAACGACGCGCCGTCGCTCGCTGCCGCGCATGTCTCGATGTCGCCGATCTCGGCTGCGCATCTCAGCCAGGCTACCGCCGATCTCGTCTTCCTCGGCCGTCCCTTGGCGCCGGTGCTGGCCGCGATCGACTATGCGCGCAAGGCGCTGCATCTGATGCGGCAAAATCTCTGGCTCGCGGTGCTCTACAATCTGTTCGCCGTGCCGCTCGCCATCAGCGGCGTCGTCACGCCCTTGATCGCGGCCGCCGCGATGTCGGGCTCGTCGATCCTGGTGATGCTGAATGCGCTGCGCGCCCGCAAGGTCCGCGAGGAGGCCGCGTCATGGAAGTGA
- the ccoG gene encoding cytochrome c oxidase accessory protein CcoG, producing MNQTVNPEDLKPQEAQQVDDYGPLYAPTKKVYPQSVSGTFRRIKWGLMGVCLGVYYFLPFVRWNRGLGAPDQAVLIDFPNRRFYFFFIELWPQEVYYFTGLLIIAAIALFLMNAIGGRIWCGYLCPQTVWTDLFYAVERLVEGDRRERMKKDASDDPMKLQRISEIVLKHSIWLLIAWWTGGAWVLYFSDAPTLVKDLVTFQGPPLAYIWIAILTATTYTLAGFMREQVCVYMCPWPRIQAALTDEWALNVTYRYDRGENRMSVKKAAELRALGQPAGDCIDCKQCVAVCPTGIDIRDGAQMDCIQCGLCIDACDTVMTKIGRPTRLIGYDNDINIHRRQEGKPPVYKLVRARTVAYAAIIAVVGGAMVYKLATRSLLDVNVLHDRNPIAIKLSDGSIRNAYTVRVLNKHGFDRVIAIDIEGPVNATVHVVGTDSVTPDRPMIVIGRDQTEELRLLVTAPEESNPDKSIPVKFHVTDIGLGVVASATDNFVSP from the coding sequence ATGAATCAGACGGTAAATCCCGAGGACCTGAAGCCTCAAGAGGCGCAACAAGTGGACGACTACGGTCCGCTGTACGCGCCCACCAAGAAGGTCTACCCGCAGAGTGTCTCCGGTACGTTCCGGCGGATCAAATGGGGCCTGATGGGCGTCTGCCTCGGCGTCTATTACTTTCTGCCGTTCGTGCGCTGGAATCGCGGCCTCGGTGCGCCCGATCAGGCGGTGCTGATCGACTTCCCCAACCGCCGCTTCTATTTCTTCTTCATCGAGCTGTGGCCGCAGGAGGTGTATTATTTCACCGGCCTGCTGATCATTGCCGCGATCGCGCTGTTCCTGATGAACGCGATCGGCGGCCGCATCTGGTGCGGCTATCTCTGCCCGCAGACGGTCTGGACCGATCTGTTCTACGCCGTCGAGCGCCTGGTCGAGGGCGACCGGCGCGAACGGATGAAGAAGGATGCGTCGGACGATCCGATGAAGCTGCAGCGGATCTCCGAGATCGTCCTCAAGCACTCGATCTGGCTCCTGATCGCCTGGTGGACTGGCGGCGCCTGGGTGCTCTACTTCAGCGATGCGCCGACCTTGGTGAAAGACCTCGTCACCTTCCAGGGCCCCCCGCTCGCCTATATCTGGATCGCGATCCTGACCGCGACGACCTACACGCTCGCCGGCTTCATGCGCGAGCAGGTCTGCGTCTACATGTGCCCGTGGCCGCGCATCCAGGCGGCACTGACCGACGAATGGGCCCTGAACGTCACCTATCGCTACGATCGCGGCGAGAACCGGATGTCGGTCAAGAAGGCCGCCGAATTGCGTGCGCTGGGCCAGCCGGCCGGCGACTGCATCGACTGCAAGCAATGCGTGGCGGTGTGCCCGACCGGCATCGACATCCGCGACGGCGCGCAGATGGACTGCATCCAGTGCGGCCTGTGCATCGACGCCTGCGACACGGTCATGACCAAGATCGGCCGCCCAACGCGGCTGATCGGCTATGACAACGATATCAACATCCATCGCCGCCAGGAAGGCAAGCCGCCGGTCTACAAGCTGGTCCGCGCCCGCACCGTTGCCTATGCCGCGATCATCGCGGTGGTCGGCGGCGCCATGGTCTACAAGCTCGCGACCCGCTCGCTGCTCGACGTCAACGTGCTGCACGATCGCAACCCGATCGCGATCAAGCTGTCCGACGGCTCGATCCGCAACGCCTATACGGTGCGCGTGCTCAACAAGCACGGCTTCGACCGCGTCATCGCCATCGACATCGAAGGCCCGGTCAACGCCACCGTGCACGTCGTCGGCACCGACTCGGTGACGCCCGACCGTCCGATGATCGTGATCGGCCGCGACCAGACCGAGGAGCTGCGGCTGCTCGTGACCGCGCCGGAGGAGAGCAATCCCGACAAGTCGATCCCGGTGAAGTTCCACGTCACCGACATCGGTCTCGGCGTCGTCGCTTCCGCCACCGACAATTTCGTCAGCCCGTAG